In the genome of Opitutia bacterium KCR 482, one region contains:
- the scpB gene encoding SMC-Scp complex subunit ScpB, protein MAFNLKKILRALLFSTSDALTIKDIQAVITRYHNERENMKKAAKNGGQPEVPEALVEGEQSEMEDIMAQVPTLLTATQIREAMEEISAELEESGDVCRLLQSSSGFKLAISKDYAEWVRLLRNDPRPQRLTRAALETLAIIAYRQPVTRAEIEAIRGVNADSAITRLTEKELIFISGRADLPGRPIQFSTTKNFLDYAGVNSLEELPASDVLSPNQISEWIRRASSPSDIAEKDVGLPSNDAEHNSRSVSTQAQASADSVENESDAAAEASATESETPQKEGATHFSYDGAESAGSEEEFEVSDGDK, encoded by the coding sequence ATGGCTTTCAACTTAAAAAAGATTCTGCGGGCGCTGCTTTTTTCGACGAGCGACGCGCTGACTATCAAGGATATTCAGGCGGTCATCACGCGCTACCACAACGAGCGCGAAAACATGAAAAAAGCGGCGAAAAACGGCGGCCAGCCCGAAGTCCCCGAAGCTCTCGTGGAGGGCGAGCAGTCGGAGATGGAGGACATCATGGCGCAGGTGCCCACGCTCCTTACCGCAACGCAAATCCGCGAGGCGATGGAGGAGATTTCCGCGGAATTGGAGGAAAGCGGCGACGTGTGCAGACTTCTGCAAAGCTCGTCGGGCTTCAAGCTCGCCATTTCGAAAGACTATGCCGAGTGGGTGCGGCTTTTGCGCAACGACCCGCGCCCGCAGAGGCTCACGCGGGCGGCTCTCGAAACGCTGGCGATTATCGCCTACCGACAGCCCGTAACCCGCGCCGAAATAGAGGCAATCCGCGGGGTTAACGCCGACAGCGCAATCACGCGCCTTACCGAAAAGGAGCTTATTTTCATAAGCGGACGCGCCGATTTGCCCGGGCGTCCGATACAGTTTTCGACGACTAAAAACTTCCTCGACTACGCGGGGGTAAACTCGCTCGAAGAGCTGCCAGCCTCCGACGTGCTAAGCCCCAACCAGATTTCGGAGTGGATTCGCCGCGCAAGCTCGCCGTCGGACATCGCCGAAAAGGACGTCGGGCTTCCCTCAAACGACGCCGAGCACAACAGCCGCAGCGTCTCAACGCAGGCGCAGGCTTCCGCAGATTCAGTCGAAAACGAATCCGACGCGGCGGCGGAGGCGTCCGCAACGGAATCCGAAACCCCGCAAAAAGAGGGCGCAACGCACTTCTCCTACGACGGCGCGGAAAGCGCGGGCAGCGAAGAGGAATTCGAAGTCTCCGACGGCGACAAATAG
- a CDS encoding YicC/YloC family endoribonuclease — protein MKSMTGFGRVKKQCAAFDIAIDVSSVNKKGFELSVSLPREWAPMERLFAQLLKKSVARGKVSVSVKIEKKDGGAAGVLDADALAKPLADFKAVCEKLGAKFEPTPELLLKLGEMLAANESAADWEESWAEIEPAANEAVEKLDAMRITEGAALKTDLKARLGTISALVADVENSSRGTVEKYREQLLQRLANSGLQLDPNDERVLKEICIFADKCDICEEITRLKSHIAQFLSTLEEPEAVGRKMDFICQEMGREINTIASKANSLELTKLAIDLKNELERIREQTQNVE, from the coding sequence ATGAAAAGCATGACGGGCTTCGGCCGCGTAAAAAAACAGTGCGCGGCTTTCGACATCGCAATCGACGTTTCGTCGGTGAACAAAAAGGGCTTCGAGCTTTCCGTGTCGCTCCCGCGCGAGTGGGCGCCCATGGAAAGGCTTTTCGCGCAGTTGCTGAAAAAGTCGGTAGCGCGGGGCAAAGTGTCGGTCTCGGTAAAAATCGAAAAAAAAGACGGCGGAGCGGCGGGCGTTCTCGACGCCGACGCCCTCGCAAAGCCCCTCGCCGACTTCAAGGCGGTTTGCGAAAAACTCGGCGCAAAGTTCGAACCGACGCCCGAATTGCTGCTCAAACTCGGCGAAATGCTCGCCGCAAACGAATCCGCGGCGGACTGGGAGGAAAGCTGGGCGGAAATCGAACCCGCCGCAAACGAGGCGGTCGAAAAGCTCGACGCAATGCGCATAACCGAGGGCGCGGCATTGAAGACGGACCTGAAAGCGAGGCTCGGTACAATCTCGGCTCTGGTCGCCGACGTCGAAAATTCGTCGCGCGGCACGGTGGAAAAATACAGGGAACAGCTCCTGCAAAGGCTCGCAAATTCGGGCTTGCAGCTCGACCCTAACGACGAGCGCGTCTTGAAGGAAATCTGCATTTTTGCCGACAAATGCGACATCTGCGAGGAAATCACGCGGCTCAAAAGCCACATCGCGCAGTTCCTCTCGACTCTCGAAGAGCCAGAAGCCGTCGGACGCAAGATGGACTTCATCTGTCAGGAAATGGGGCGCGAAATCAACACAATCGCAAGCAAGGCAAACTCGCTCGAATTGACGAAACTTGCAATAGACCTCAAAAACGAGCTCGAAAGAATCCGCGAGCAAACCCAAAACGTAGAATAG
- a CDS encoding cation diffusion facilitator family transporter — protein sequence MTADSQGKNRAAMLSVGAAAALVALKMAVAISTGSLGILSEALHSALDLVAAAVTWVAVRLSDKPADKEHNFGHGKIENFSALIEALLLLITCGWIIYEAVARLILKHSAIEVGFWSFAVVIASIAVDVGRSRALMKAAKKYRSQALEADALHFSTDIWSSAVVFFGVAGSFLGFHSADAIAALAVAIIVIWVSIKLSSRAIDELLDKAPDGLREKVSSLIGDVDGVIKSHDLRVRASGNVYVIDVNIHVDASLSIVEAHEISERVERVLRANIGRSIINVHVEPQW from the coding sequence ATGACGGCGGACTCACAGGGAAAAAACAGGGCGGCGATGCTTTCGGTAGGAGCGGCGGCGGCACTCGTCGCGCTGAAAATGGCGGTCGCAATTTCGACGGGCAGCCTGGGCATTTTGTCGGAAGCTTTGCACTCCGCGCTCGATTTGGTAGCCGCCGCCGTGACGTGGGTTGCCGTGCGCCTTTCCGACAAGCCCGCCGACAAAGAGCACAATTTCGGACACGGCAAGATAGAGAATTTTTCCGCGCTCATAGAGGCTCTGCTTCTGCTTATCACATGCGGCTGGATTATCTACGAGGCGGTGGCGCGGCTGATTTTAAAGCACTCCGCAATCGAGGTCGGCTTTTGGAGCTTCGCGGTTGTGATTGCGTCAATCGCCGTGGACGTGGGGCGTTCGCGCGCGCTGATGAAGGCGGCAAAAAAGTACAGAAGTCAGGCGTTGGAGGCTGACGCGCTCCACTTTTCCACCGACATTTGGAGCTCGGCGGTGGTGTTTTTCGGCGTGGCAGGCTCGTTCTTGGGCTTCCATTCGGCGGACGCAATAGCGGCGCTCGCGGTTGCGATAATCGTGATTTGGGTCTCGATAAAACTTTCGTCGCGGGCGATTGACGAGCTTTTGGACAAAGCCCCCGACGGACTGCGCGAAAAGGTTTCGTCGCTCATAGGCGACGTTGACGGCGTGATAAAATCGCACGACCTGCGTGTAAGGGCGTCGGGGAACGTGTACGTTATAGACGTAAACATTCACGTTGACGCGTCGCTTTCGATTGTTGAGGCGCACGAAATTTCCGAGCGGGTCGAGCGCGTTTTGAGGGCGAACATCGGCAGGTCGATAATCAACGTCCACGTCGAACCTCAATGGTAA
- the rpmI gene encoding 50S ribosomal protein L35: MQKTKKSIVKRFKITSSGKVLRRSPGKRHLLSAKSIKQKRAMGHDKEVTPGVAANVKKAMPFA; this comes from the coding sequence ATGCAAAAGACAAAGAAATCCATAGTAAAACGCTTCAAGATTACATCTTCGGGCAAAGTGCTTCGCAGAAGCCCCGGCAAACGCCACCTTCTCAGCGCAAAGTCCATCAAGCAGAAGCGCGCGATGGGGCACGACAAAGAGGTAACTCCCGGCGTCGCCGCCAACGTCAAAAAGGCAATGCCTTTCGCGTAG
- a CDS encoding phosphopantothenoylcysteine decarboxylase: MKKIRCLVTAGPTREYFDPVRFISNPSTGKMGCAVAAAARAKGWDTTLVLGPSALPDIDGVKTLRVVSAADMFAACDKLFDSCDILIMSAAVSDVRPKTVLSRKAKKDEIDLNPQLERTPDILLELSKRKKNQILIGFAAETQNVLEYAKDKLERKNLDGIVANNVGAEGAGFAADTNKIDLILRSGEVVDFRKGSKSEVAELLVSFLSARFFNEPI; encoded by the coding sequence ATGAAAAAAATCAGATGTTTGGTGACGGCGGGCCCCACCCGCGAATATTTCGACCCTGTGCGCTTCATTAGCAACCCCTCGACGGGCAAAATGGGCTGCGCCGTAGCCGCCGCCGCCCGCGCCAAAGGCTGGGACACCACCCTTGTGCTCGGACCTTCCGCCCTGCCAGACATCGACGGAGTAAAAACCCTGCGCGTAGTCTCCGCCGCCGACATGTTCGCCGCCTGCGACAAACTCTTCGACTCGTGCGACATTCTGATAATGTCCGCCGCCGTAAGCGACGTGCGCCCCAAAACTGTGCTTTCGCGCAAGGCAAAAAAGGACGAGATAGACCTCAACCCCCAGCTTGAACGCACGCCCGACATTCTGCTCGAATTATCAAAACGCAAAAAAAATCAGATTTTGATAGGCTTTGCCGCCGAAACCCAAAACGTGCTCGAATACGCAAAAGACAAACTCGAACGCAAGAACCTCGACGGCATAGTCGCAAACAACGTCGGTGCGGAGGGCGCGGGCTTCGCCGCCGACACAAACAAAATCGACCTGATTCTGCGCAGCGGCGAAGTTGTAGATTTCCGCAAAGGCTCGAAGTCGGAAGTCGCCGAGCTGCTCGTTTCGTTCCTTTCGGCGCGTTTCTTCAACGAGCCTATTTAA
- a CDS encoding DUF167 domain-containing protein codes for MAERFKVQVVPNAPKSACAGAYGDAVKIKIAAQAMDGKANAELVKFLSKKLGVGRGAVRIVCGETSRDKLVEVDSENCLARLLAE; via the coding sequence ATGGCGGAACGCTTCAAAGTGCAGGTTGTTCCGAACGCGCCCAAGAGCGCGTGCGCGGGGGCATACGGAGACGCCGTGAAAATAAAAATCGCGGCGCAGGCGATGGACGGCAAGGCGAACGCCGAGCTTGTAAAATTTCTGTCAAAAAAACTCGGAGTGGGGCGCGGCGCGGTGCGCATTGTCTGCGGCGAAACCTCGCGCGACAAGCTTGTGGAAGTGGACTCCGAAAACTGCCTTGCGAGGCTCTTGGCGGAATAG
- the rplT gene encoding 50S ribosomal protein L20, with translation MPKVTTSVASRKRRQRTLKAARGYFGNKSRLFRYAKDAVQHAGKYAYRDRRVRRREFRSLWITRINAACRAAGLKYSVFMAGLKALNVELDRKQLSELAINDEAAFAVLVKKVIDSVKK, from the coding sequence ATGCCAAAAGTGACAACTTCGGTTGCGTCCCGCAAACGCAGACAACGCACATTGAAGGCGGCAAGAGGCTATTTCGGCAATAAGTCCAGACTCTTCCGCTACGCAAAAGACGCCGTGCAACATGCCGGCAAATACGCATATCGCGACAGACGCGTGCGCCGTCGCGAATTCCGCAGCCTCTGGATTACCCGCATCAACGCGGCGTGCCGCGCGGCTGGGCTTAAATACAGCGTATTCATGGCGGGTCTGAAAGCCCTCAATGTCGAGCTTGACAGAAAGCAGCTTTCGGAACTTGCAATTAACGACGAAGCGGCTTTCGCGGTTCTCGTTAAGAAGGTTATCGACTCCGTCAAGAAATAA
- the ilvD gene encoding dihydroxy-acid dehydratase — protein sequence MPEYKSKKSFNGRNMAGARALWRATGVKEEDFGKPIIAVVNSYTQFVPGHVHLDKVGKYVCEQVAKAGGIAREFNTIAIDDGIAMGHEGMLYSLPSRELIADSVEYMCTAHCADAMICISNCDKITPGMMMAAMRMNIPAIFVSGGPMEAGEAKLSGGDDRKLDLIDAMIAGANPNVSDADSELMERNACPTCGSCSGMFTANSMNCLMEAIGLALPGNGTIVATHKARKSLFAKASKRIVEMAKAYYEKDDTSVLPRSIAKRNSFMNAMKLDIAMGGSTNTVLHLLAIAREGEVDFSMSDIDALSRITPCICKVAPSTQKVHVQDVHRAGGIMAIMGELARAGLVDMRAKTVYGKTIGAAIKANDIMSPTCSSTARKLYRAAPGGVHSIKAWSQDKYYDELDTDRANGAIRSVEHAFSKDGGLAVLKGNIAKDGCIVKTAGVDESILKFRGTAKVYDSEQDASLAIRSGKVAPGDVVVILYEGPRGGPGMQEMLYPTSHLKSMGLGKVCALLTDGRFSGGTSGLSIGHASPEAADGGDIALVENGDMINIDIPARTISLEISDAEMDARREKMKAKGDLAYKPVRDRKVSKALQSYAKSVSSAADGAVRKL from the coding sequence ATGCCAGAATATAAATCAAAGAAAAGTTTTAACGGTAGAAACATGGCGGGCGCGCGCGCGCTTTGGCGCGCAACGGGCGTAAAGGAGGAGGATTTCGGCAAGCCGATTATCGCGGTCGTAAATTCCTACACGCAGTTTGTCCCCGGGCACGTCCACCTCGACAAGGTGGGCAAATACGTCTGCGAGCAGGTCGCAAAGGCGGGCGGCATTGCGCGGGAATTCAACACAATCGCAATCGACGACGGCATAGCCATGGGGCACGAGGGCATGCTCTATTCGCTCCCCTCGCGCGAGCTTATCGCCGACAGCGTTGAATACATGTGCACCGCCCACTGCGCCGACGCCATGATTTGCATTTCAAACTGCGACAAAATCACCCCAGGAATGATGATGGCCGCCATGCGCATGAACATTCCCGCGATTTTCGTATCGGGCGGCCCGATGGAAGCGGGCGAGGCAAAACTCTCCGGCGGCGACGACAGAAAGCTCGACCTTATCGACGCGATGATTGCCGGCGCAAACCCCAATGTTTCCGACGCCGACAGCGAACTCATGGAGCGCAACGCGTGCCCCACATGCGGCTCGTGCTCGGGCATGTTCACGGCAAATTCCATGAACTGCCTCATGGAGGCAATCGGGCTTGCCCTCCCCGGAAACGGCACGATTGTCGCAACCCACAAGGCGAGAAAATCGCTTTTCGCAAAGGCGTCGAAACGCATTGTCGAAATGGCGAAAGCCTACTACGAAAAAGACGACACCTCCGTGCTTCCGCGCTCAATCGCAAAGCGCAATTCGTTCATGAACGCAATGAAGCTCGACATCGCAATGGGCGGCAGCACCAACACTGTCCTGCACCTCTTGGCGATTGCCCGCGAGGGAGAGGTAGATTTCTCGATGTCCGACATCGACGCGCTCTCGCGCATCACCCCCTGCATATGCAAAGTAGCCCCCAGCACGCAGAAAGTGCACGTTCAGGACGTCCACCGCGCGGGAGGAATCATGGCGATTATGGGCGAACTCGCGCGGGCGGGGCTTGTAGATATGAGGGCAAAGACAGTCTACGGCAAGACAATCGGCGCGGCGATTAAGGCAAACGACATCATGTCGCCCACATGCTCTTCGACCGCGCGCAAGCTCTACCGCGCAGCCCCAGGAGGCGTCCACAGCATCAAGGCTTGGTCGCAGGATAAATACTACGACGAGCTTGACACCGACCGCGCAAACGGCGCAATCCGCTCCGTCGAGCACGCGTTCAGCAAGGACGGCGGGCTTGCGGTGCTCAAAGGCAACATCGCAAAAGACGGCTGCATTGTAAAAACCGCGGGCGTGGACGAATCCATTCTGAAATTCAGGGGAACGGCGAAAGTGTACGACTCTGAGCAGGACGCAAGCCTTGCAATCCGCAGCGGAAAGGTCGCCCCGGGCGACGTCGTCGTTATCCTCTACGAAGGCCCGCGCGGCGGCCCAGGCATGCAGGAAATGCTCTACCCCACAAGCCACTTGAAGAGCATGGGGCTTGGCAAGGTCTGCGCGCTGCTCACCGACGGCAGATTTTCGGGCGGCACAAGCGGTCTTTCAATCGGACACGCCTCCCCCGAAGCGGCGGACGGCGGCGACATCGCGCTTGTCGAAAACGGCGACATGATTAACATCGACATTCCCGCGCGTACGATTTCCCTCGAAATCTCCGACGCCGAAATGGACGCCCGCCGCGAAAAAATGAAGGCAAAGGGCGACTTGGCGTACAAACCCGTGCGCGACAGAAAAGTCTCAAAGGCGCTCCAATCCTACGCTAAGTCGGTTTCCTCGGCGGCGGACGGCGCGGTGAGAAAGCTCTAA
- the pheA gene encoding prephenate dehydratase — MDKDAIRKEIDAIDTQILDLLSHRIECAKEIGKMKAANGEEIYVPSRETLVFKNLSDKNGGRIDEAALRSIYREIISASISAEKRLMVAYLGPKATFTQQAAVKNFGSSVDYRPMPSIPDVFASVESGDADYGVIPIENSTEGAVFHSMDMLRDSSLYIVGQVYMPIEHCLISRGTLETIRKVCSKDQAIGQCREWLRRNLHSVEIEYVESTTAAVELARDNPETAAVASSIAADFYGVPVLEHGIQDRKNNQTRFLIVGKKFCPKTDGVKYKTSLVLSLNDRPGALYDMLLPFNRMNINLTRIESRPSKTKAWNYYFFLDFEGHWEDENVRTAVAELQKTLPMVKWLGSYPM; from the coding sequence ATGGACAAAGACGCTATCAGAAAAGAAATAGACGCTATCGACACCCAGATTCTCGACCTGCTTTCGCACAGAATTGAGTGCGCAAAGGAAATCGGGAAAATGAAGGCGGCAAACGGCGAGGAAATCTACGTTCCCAGCCGCGAGACGCTCGTGTTCAAAAACCTTTCCGACAAAAACGGCGGGCGCATCGACGAAGCCGCGTTGCGCTCAATCTACCGCGAAATAATTTCGGCGAGCATTTCGGCGGAAAAGCGGCTGATGGTCGCATACCTCGGTCCGAAAGCCACGTTCACGCAGCAGGCGGCGGTCAAGAACTTCGGTTCGAGCGTAGACTACCGCCCAATGCCGTCGATTCCCGACGTGTTCGCGTCGGTCGAAAGCGGCGATGCCGACTACGGCGTCATTCCGATTGAAAATTCGACAGAGGGCGCGGTCTTCCACTCAATGGACATGCTCCGCGACAGCTCTTTATATATAGTGGGGCAGGTTTACATGCCAATCGAGCACTGCCTGATTTCGCGCGGAACGCTCGAAACAATCCGCAAAGTCTGCTCGAAAGACCAGGCTATCGGCCAGTGCCGCGAGTGGCTGCGCCGCAACCTCCACAGCGTCGAAATAGAATACGTCGAAAGCACGACCGCCGCGGTCGAACTTGCCCGTGACAACCCCGAAACCGCCGCCGTCGCAAGCTCGATAGCCGCCGATTTCTACGGCGTGCCCGTTCTCGAACACGGCATTCAGGACAGGAAAAACAACCAGACGCGCTTCCTGATTGTGGGCAAAAAATTCTGCCCGAAAACCGACGGCGTAAAATACAAAACAAGCCTCGTGCTCTCGCTTAACGACCGCCCCGGCGCGCTTTACGACATGCTTTTGCCGTTCAACCGCATGAACATAAACCTCACGCGAATCGAGTCGCGCCCAAGCAAAACAAAGGCGTGGAACTACTACTTCTTCCTCGATTTCGAGGGGCATTGGGAGGACGAAAACGTCCGCACGGCGGTCGCCGAACTGCAAAAGACGCTCCCGATGGTCAAGTGGCTCGGCAGCTACCCGATGTGA
- a CDS encoding nitroreductase family protein, producing the protein MKKDTAVFTRRSVRAYDSSKRVSKEQIEDILDAAMHAPSAMNKQPWRFVVATEDSVLDALTKAHPYCESVKDAHSAIIVCGDLDEQFSTPCGGYYEYDCSAAAQNILIRAKELGLGTCWCGVAPEKERMEAIRRLFGMPKNIAPMALIILGYPAESPELDAPRYTPAKVHWQKW; encoded by the coding sequence ATGAAAAAGGATACAGCCGTTTTTACCAGACGCTCCGTCAGAGCCTACGACTCGTCGAAGCGCGTTTCGAAAGAGCAAATCGAAGACATTTTGGACGCCGCAATGCACGCGCCGTCGGCGATGAACAAACAGCCGTGGCGTTTTGTTGTGGCGACCGAAGACTCGGTCTTGGACGCCCTCACGAAAGCGCACCCCTACTGCGAGTCGGTCAAAGACGCGCATTCCGCGATAATCGTTTGCGGCGACTTGGACGAACAGTTCTCAACCCCCTGCGGCGGCTACTACGAGTACGACTGCTCCGCCGCCGCGCAGAACATTTTGATACGCGCAAAAGAGCTAGGGCTCGGCACGTGCTGGTGCGGTGTTGCGCCCGAAAAGGAGCGCATGGAGGCTATCCGCAGGCTTTTCGGAATGCCGAAAAACATAGCGCCGATGGCGTTGATAATTCTCGGCTATCCAGCGGAGTCGCCTGAGCTTGACGCCCCGCGCTACACCCCCGCCAAAGTCCACTGGCAAAAGTGGTGA
- a CDS encoding glycoside hydrolase domain-containing protein — translation MLVLLDGIAPKTEAVYNVYIAENRKNIEPKIAVSKQASYILSDLVSEIDNGCDAAGLAKLTASSANKIENANFEKGFDGWNFRSHKGRENTGEISLVDGGVFGGKALSIKFNKDIAIEQSREFKFPGGASSGKHKYARQKFPNHWFGIRRKIETEAGRKYINIAWVKGLEESVYQSIPRMAVFSGGKNSYARAAIKPTSEWKVKSCTYTAKDGDEIWIDAFGVNKADILIDGLFAAECIDATKFEYQARADFEKPRTIAWSVSPIVKVFDFFAPPAESGEAAISLAKNEQENLQFALRSNEPLRRLEISATTPKLVGGSATLEAPTVSVARNVVCDAPSRYQIFNGVKFNERCVPRNSMIQLYPDPLVRQNFVELSPNKTESVWLKFGADESAAAGEYEGKVEFKDGGKTVLAVPYRVRVRNFAIPKSPSLGAIFDSRGSGFNGGWRQPLKAAGITSKFYDISQLQEFMAQYRTSINKPPRIKFYTKDSKLSADFSDFDKFCENAFGKLGTRLMYLPNPMGGFGFANPINRIKRDDPDAKPIAPYDGEYPYAEADKKILRPEFVAELQAQAKLVYKHLDEKGWRDRFLWYVCDEPHCDADGIADMTKAYCAAVKAADPKARLYSSTWAYIPMLEGGISVWGIDMSSDRTPADIEKIEKRGEEKAFTTDGNYCINTPYCAQERLIPLYCFAGGFIAHEYWGVDWYTRDPFKWGFHYDRISSPSPTVRNRTRYPNGDGYFVYSGEIVGRSEIFPSVRFESVRDGQEDYEYFKILEKLAAKTGDASAQKTLEKVKSLAVYPNARGTRSTELLPDPAKLENLREEVAGQIERLNAESPQK, via the coding sequence ATGCTGGTTTTGCTCGACGGAATCGCGCCGAAAACGGAGGCGGTCTACAACGTCTACATCGCCGAAAACAGGAAGAATATAGAGCCGAAAATCGCGGTTTCAAAACAGGCAAGCTACATTCTTAGCGACCTCGTCTCCGAAATCGACAACGGCTGCGACGCCGCGGGGCTTGCCAAATTGACGGCGTCAAGCGCAAACAAAATCGAGAACGCAAACTTCGAAAAGGGCTTCGACGGCTGGAATTTCCGCTCGCACAAGGGAAGGGAAAACACGGGCGAAATTTCGCTTGTTGACGGCGGCGTTTTCGGCGGCAAGGCGCTTTCGATAAAATTCAACAAAGACATCGCGATTGAGCAAAGCAGGGAGTTCAAATTCCCAGGGGGCGCGTCGTCGGGAAAACACAAATACGCCCGCCAAAAATTCCCCAACCACTGGTTCGGAATCAGGCGGAAAATCGAAACCGAAGCTGGGCGCAAATACATAAACATCGCGTGGGTTAAGGGGCTTGAAGAGTCCGTCTATCAGTCGATTCCGCGAATGGCGGTTTTCAGCGGAGGCAAAAATTCCTACGCCCGCGCGGCAATAAAACCGACCTCCGAATGGAAAGTCAAAAGCTGCACCTACACGGCAAAAGACGGCGACGAAATTTGGATTGACGCATTCGGCGTGAACAAAGCCGACATTCTAATCGACGGGCTTTTCGCTGCGGAATGCATCGACGCCACAAAATTCGAATACCAAGCCCGCGCCGACTTCGAAAAGCCGCGCACAATCGCGTGGAGCGTAAGCCCGATAGTCAAGGTATTCGACTTTTTTGCGCCGCCCGCCGAAAGCGGGGAAGCCGCAATTTCGCTCGCAAAAAACGAACAGGAAAACCTGCAATTTGCCCTGCGCTCTAACGAGCCGTTGCGGCGGCTCGAAATATCGGCGACCACCCCGAAACTCGTCGGCGGAAGCGCGACGCTCGAAGCCCCGACCGTCTCCGTGGCGCGGAATGTCGTGTGCGACGCGCCGAGCCGCTACCAAATCTTCAACGGCGTAAAATTCAACGAACGCTGCGTCCCCCGAAATTCGATGATACAACTCTACCCCGACCCGCTCGTAAGGCAGAATTTCGTCGAACTTTCGCCGAACAAAACGGAGTCGGTGTGGCTGAAATTCGGCGCGGACGAATCCGCGGCAGCAGGCGAATACGAGGGAAAAGTCGAGTTCAAAGACGGCGGCAAAACCGTGCTCGCAGTGCCCTACCGCGTAAGGGTGCGCAACTTCGCAATCCCGAAATCGCCGAGCCTCGGCGCAATTTTCGACTCGCGCGGAAGCGGCTTCAACGGCGGCTGGCGGCAGCCGTTGAAAGCCGCGGGCATAACAAGCAAATTCTACGACATCTCGCAGCTTCAAGAATTCATGGCGCAATACAGAACGTCGATAAACAAGCCGCCGCGAATCAAATTCTACACGAAAGACAGCAAGCTGTCCGCCGATTTTTCGGACTTTGACAAGTTCTGCGAAAACGCGTTCGGCAAACTCGGCACGCGCCTCATGTACCTGCCCAATCCGATGGGTGGTTTCGGCTTCGCAAACCCGATAAACAGGATAAAGCGCGACGACCCCGACGCCAAGCCGATTGCCCCCTACGACGGCGAATACCCCTACGCCGAAGCCGACAAAAAAATCCTGCGCCCCGAATTTGTCGCCGAATTGCAGGCGCAGGCAAAACTCGTCTACAAGCACCTCGACGAAAAGGGGTGGCGCGACCGCTTCCTCTGGTACGTCTGCGACGAACCTCACTGCGACGCCGACGGAATCGCCGACATGACAAAAGCCTATTGCGCGGCGGTCAAGGCGGCCGACCCGAAAGCGCGTCTGTATTCGAGCACTTGGGCGTACATTCCCATGCTCGAAGGCGGAATCAGCGTATGGGGCATAGACATGTCGTCCGACAGAACGCCCGCCGACATCGAAAAAATCGAAAAGCGCGGAGAGGAAAAAGCGTTCACCACCGACGGCAACTACTGCATCAACACGCCCTACTGCGCACAGGAGCGGCTCATTCCGCTCTACTGCTTCGCTGGCGGATTCATCGCGCACGAGTACTGGGGCGTTGACTGGTACACGCGCGACCCGTTCAAATGGGGCTTCCACTACGACAGAATCAGCTCGCCGTCGCCTACCGTGCGCAACAGAACGCGCTACCCCAACGGCGACGGATACTTTGTGTATTCGGGCGAAATCGTCGGGCGCAGCGAAATCTTCCCGTCGGTGAGGTTCGAATCGGTTCGCGACGGACAGGAAGACTACGAATACTTCAAGATTCTCGAAAAGCTCGCCGCAAAAACGGGCGACGCTTCCGCGCAAAAAACGCTCGAAAAAGTGAAGTCGCTCGCGGTCTACCCCAACGCGCGGGGCACGCGCTCGACGGAACTTCTGCCCGACCCCGCAAAGCTCGAAAATTTGCGCGAAGAAGTTGCCGGGCAAATCGAAAGGCTGAACGCCGAAAGCCCGCAAAAGTAG